Proteins encoded within one genomic window of Candidatus Berkiella cookevillensis:
- a CDS encoding dihydrolipoyllysine-residue acetyltransferase: MSALEDIKVPNIGDFHGVEVIELLVKVGDVLAAEDPLLTLETEKATMDIPCPMAGVVDAILVKAGDKVSQGDVILKLKATANETKIEPPASVSTTTAVEQQSLESTTTQAEVSVSVNAPVSSSSVTISLPQADDFKDVTVIEILVKPGDKIVKDQSIIALESEKASLELPSEEAGVIEEIFVKVGDKANPGTKILKMLAEVSGPVATEVAQKTALAAPAEKTSVPATQIIPVINQASPSIASVAYNGTGGHAGPATRKLARVLGVDLSKVSGSGHKGRITTQDVEQYVKAYLQKQPESTGTGIPPIPAQDFSQFGEIEVKSLSRIKKLTARNMSRNWLNIPHVTQFDEADITELEKFRKGNKQAAQDKGINLTPVSFIIKAVVSALKTFPQFNASLSTDSEELIYKKYFNIGVAVDTPNGLLVPVLKDADAKGLFEIAKEIGELSEKARKGELKAAEMQGNTFTITSLGNLGGTQFTPIINAPDVAILGVSRLSTKAVWLNEQFVPRQMLPLALSYDHRVIDGVEGAKFMTHICTKLQDIRKLLL, translated from the coding sequence TTGAGTGCTTTAGAAGATATCAAAGTTCCTAACATTGGTGATTTTCACGGTGTTGAAGTCATTGAGCTTTTAGTAAAAGTGGGTGATGTGCTTGCTGCAGAAGATCCACTCCTTACCTTGGAAACAGAAAAGGCAACGATGGATATACCTTGCCCTATGGCAGGGGTTGTCGATGCTATTTTGGTAAAGGCAGGTGATAAAGTATCGCAAGGTGATGTGATTTTGAAGCTCAAAGCGACAGCCAATGAAACCAAAATTGAGCCTCCTGCAAGCGTTAGTACTACTACAGCAGTAGAGCAACAATCACTCGAATCTACGACTACACAAGCAGAAGTATCTGTTTCTGTTAATGCTCCAGTCTCATCCAGCAGTGTTACGATAAGTTTGCCGCAAGCTGATGATTTTAAAGATGTAACGGTTATTGAAATTTTAGTAAAACCTGGTGATAAGATTGTTAAAGATCAATCCATCATTGCGTTGGAGAGTGAAAAAGCGAGCTTGGAGTTACCCAGCGAAGAAGCAGGCGTAATAGAAGAAATTTTTGTTAAAGTAGGGGATAAAGCAAACCCTGGCACAAAAATATTGAAGATGTTGGCAGAGGTAAGTGGGCCTGTTGCTACGGAGGTCGCTCAAAAGACAGCTTTAGCAGCACCTGCTGAGAAAACCTCAGTGCCTGCTACACAGATTATACCAGTGATAAATCAAGCTTCTCCTTCTATTGCATCTGTTGCATACAATGGAACAGGTGGGCATGCGGGACCTGCAACACGTAAATTAGCGCGTGTATTGGGCGTAGATTTGTCAAAGGTTTCGGGTAGTGGACACAAAGGCCGTATTACGACTCAAGACGTAGAGCAATATGTAAAAGCTTATTTGCAAAAGCAACCTGAATCTACTGGGACAGGTATTCCACCTATTCCTGCTCAAGATTTTAGCCAATTTGGAGAGATTGAGGTAAAATCATTGTCGCGGATTAAGAAGCTAACCGCTCGAAACATGTCGCGCAATTGGTTGAATATTCCTCATGTTACTCAGTTTGATGAAGCGGATATTACTGAACTAGAGAAATTTAGAAAAGGAAATAAGCAGGCAGCACAAGATAAAGGCATTAATTTAACGCCGGTTAGTTTTATCATCAAAGCGGTTGTGTCTGCGCTTAAAACTTTTCCCCAGTTTAATGCTTCGCTTTCTACAGATAGTGAAGAGTTGATATATAAAAAATATTTTAATATCGGTGTTGCTGTGGATACACCAAATGGTCTGTTAGTTCCCGTTTTAAAAGATGCGGATGCTAAAGGATTGTTTGAAATTGCCAAAGAAATAGGTGAGCTGAGTGAAAAAGCCAGGAAAGGTGAGTTAAAAGCTGCAGAAATGCAAGGCAATACTTTTACAATCACCAGCTTAGGTAATTTAGGTGGAACACAATTTACACCTATTATCAATGCACCGGATGTTGCCATTTTAGGCGTTTCGCGCCTAAGCACAAAAGCAGTATGGTTAAATGAACAATTTGTGCCAAGACAAATGTTGCCCTTAGCACTTTCTTATGACCATCGTGTTATTGATGGCGTTGAAGGTGCAAAATTTATGACACATATTTGTACGAAACTGCAAGATATACGCAAACTATTATTATAG